From Novipirellula artificiosorum, the proteins below share one genomic window:
- a CDS encoding proprotein convertase P-domain-containing protein produces the protein MMNKSSCEAGQKELNRLKRFYKSMFPDRHPVSRDTHDRLKLRRSQVTRKVALSLLAGIWLCPTPLVQAQSGLRDSLERLDRNQNGKIEPAEITPLARPYLERITKARRMSLDRPNEIESLQEAARIYYALQNGVAGARVIPSDDSTVRPFGTDSDQPMVPEFGLAEIRYPYTQDDIDEANRTLRRYDRNGDDYIDREEARRGEWTHRDPFEEDYDHDNRLSRLELGQRYARRRLLSSDSDELVQRSRRIGNGIPPSKPDPLERQDASQWWKKGGNDFWLTAALLGRFDSNKNGKLESQEATSLGMPTSQIDIDRDGDLTREELHAFVSVMQEEAGEGSEGIPGWFYELDKNRDQQVSMMEFSTEWSDEKILEFQQIDTNGDGLLTTAEVVQAKSIAGGTYENHTAEVLPPRRTIISEIAVSEDYLIGDLNLRLSITHSNVSFLDAYLTGPDGQWIELFTEVGGGDDNFEETIFDDQSQFPIIKARPPYKGTFLPEGVVKRQPGLSYYTGKSIQGVWQLVIRGTRSERFGMLHSWSLIVKPQADMIDGVALAPLNDGPQPTTGRAPQTDGVRETVQKETTKATEPRPRPTSEKPKLDYQAIGQKMEAAVAAGQMTPEQVRQAWIAIKGRAGEKEKGEKEKGVKKKEDAKKEYGLKKEGGNRKSANSEKAR, from the coding sequence ATGATGAACAAGTCAAGCTGCGAAGCAGGCCAAAAGGAACTCAACCGTTTGAAGCGATTCTATAAATCGATGTTTCCTGACCGCCACCCCGTTAGCCGAGACACCCACGACCGGCTGAAGCTTCGGCGAAGCCAAGTGACCAGGAAGGTTGCCTTGTCCCTTCTTGCTGGGATCTGGCTTTGCCCGACTCCGCTTGTTCAAGCACAATCGGGTTTGCGTGATTCACTTGAGCGCTTGGACAGAAACCAAAACGGAAAAATTGAACCAGCGGAGATCACGCCGCTGGCACGCCCCTATTTGGAACGGATCACTAAGGCGAGGCGAATGTCGCTTGACCGCCCCAACGAGATCGAAAGCCTGCAAGAGGCGGCACGTATCTACTACGCTTTGCAAAACGGTGTTGCGGGCGCACGTGTGATCCCCTCAGACGACAGCACCGTGCGACCGTTCGGCACCGATTCGGATCAACCGATGGTCCCTGAGTTCGGGTTGGCCGAGATCCGGTATCCTTACACTCAGGATGATATTGACGAGGCCAATCGAACGCTGCGCCGATACGATCGAAATGGTGACGACTACATCGATCGCGAGGAAGCGCGCCGGGGCGAGTGGACGCACCGCGATCCCTTTGAGGAAGACTACGATCATGACAATCGACTGAGCCGTTTGGAGCTCGGCCAACGCTATGCACGGCGGCGATTGTTATCAAGTGACTCGGACGAATTGGTCCAGCGTTCAAGAAGAATCGGTAATGGCATCCCCCCGTCGAAACCAGACCCGCTGGAACGACAAGACGCATCTCAGTGGTGGAAAAAAGGTGGAAACGACTTCTGGTTGACCGCCGCTCTCCTCGGCCGTTTTGATTCGAATAAGAATGGGAAACTGGAGTCACAGGAAGCCACATCGCTAGGCATGCCGACCTCTCAGATCGATATCGACCGCGACGGCGATTTGACTCGCGAAGAATTGCATGCGTTTGTGTCCGTGATGCAAGAGGAAGCGGGCGAGGGATCGGAGGGAATCCCTGGTTGGTTCTATGAGCTCGACAAGAATCGAGATCAACAGGTGTCGATGATGGAGTTTTCAACGGAGTGGAGCGATGAAAAGATCCTGGAGTTCCAGCAAATCGACACCAATGGCGATGGGCTGCTGACGACAGCCGAAGTGGTCCAAGCAAAATCAATCGCCGGTGGAACCTACGAGAACCACACAGCCGAAGTCTTGCCGCCTCGAAGAACGATCATTTCAGAGATCGCCGTGAGCGAAGATTATTTGATTGGCGATTTGAATCTGCGGCTGTCCATCACCCATTCCAATGTATCCTTCTTGGATGCCTATCTGACCGGACCGGATGGCCAGTGGATCGAACTATTTACCGAAGTGGGGGGTGGTGATGACAACTTTGAGGAGACGATTTTCGATGACCAATCCCAGTTCCCCATTATCAAGGCCAGACCGCCTTACAAGGGAACCTTCTTGCCCGAGGGAGTCGTTAAACGACAACCCGGCCTGAGTTATTACACGGGCAAGAGCATTCAGGGTGTCTGGCAGTTGGTCATCCGTGGCACGCGAAGTGAACGGTTTGGCATGTTGCATTCGTGGAGTCTGATTGTCAAACCGCAAGCAGACATGATTGACGGGGTCGCCTTAGCCCCTCTAAACGACGGACCTCAACCCACTACCGGGAGAGCTCCGCAAACAGATGGCGTTCGCGAAACGGTCCAAAAAGAGACGACGAAGGCAACGGAACCGCGGCCGCGGCCGACGAGTGAAAAACCCAAACTCGACTATCAAGCGATTGGACAAAAAATGGAAGCCGCTGTGGCGGCTGGCCAGATGACCCCCGAACAAGTTCGTCAAGCCTGGATCGCGATTAAAGGACGTGCTGGAGAAAAGGAAAAAGGAGAAAAAGAAAAAGGCGTGAAGAAAAAAGAGGACGCGAAGAAAGAGTACGGTCTGAAGAAGGAAGGTGGCAATCGTAAATCGGCGAACTCCGAAAAGGCTCGCTGA
- a CDS encoding Gfo/Idh/MocA family protein → MSQSKSTSRRTFLTQTAAATTCIAAASSRRLFAAANDRLNVAFIGVGGRGGVNLKTIAGDASVNVVALCDVNRKNLEKAAQNHPKARTYEDFRLLYDDTNDYDAVVVSTSEHTHAYATMPALKLGKHVYCEKPLTHNVYEARAITKAAADAGVVTQMGTQIHAGSNYHRVVELVQSGAIGKVREVHTWVGRAWGLQSPADAKANGDTVSVQQRPTEAMTPPDFLNWDLWLGPAQYRPFHEVYFPGPKWYRWWDFGNGTMSDLGSHWNDLAYWAMKFDAPKTIEAFGDDPHPEIAPASMSAVYHYDARGNLPAAKHFWYQGTHKPEIWKSKGIPQWNSGTLFVGDKGMLLSDYGKHLLLPEDEFKDFEPPTPFVPDSPGHHQQWIDACRGEGQTGSPFSYAGPLTEANHLGNVAFRVGRAIDWDAASMKVPHADADRFLRRIDPRDGWSLS, encoded by the coding sequence ATGTCCCAATCGAAATCGACCTCTCGTCGCACCTTCCTCACTCAGACCGCAGCTGCAACGACTTGCATCGCTGCAGCGTCATCTCGCCGTCTTTTTGCGGCGGCGAATGATCGTCTCAACGTCGCCTTTATCGGTGTCGGTGGCCGTGGTGGCGTGAACTTAAAAACCATCGCGGGCGATGCTTCGGTCAACGTGGTCGCACTCTGTGATGTCAATCGCAAAAACCTGGAAAAGGCAGCACAAAATCATCCGAAAGCTCGAACGTATGAGGACTTTCGACTGCTCTACGATGACACGAACGACTATGACGCAGTGGTCGTCTCAACCAGCGAACACACCCATGCCTATGCAACCATGCCGGCGCTGAAGCTTGGCAAACACGTCTATTGTGAAAAACCACTTACGCACAACGTCTACGAAGCAAGAGCGATCACCAAGGCCGCGGCTGACGCGGGGGTCGTCACTCAAATGGGAACCCAAATCCATGCGGGATCGAACTATCACCGCGTCGTGGAGTTGGTTCAGTCGGGTGCCATCGGTAAGGTCCGTGAAGTGCATACTTGGGTCGGACGCGCATGGGGGCTACAGAGCCCAGCCGACGCGAAAGCCAATGGGGATACCGTGTCGGTTCAGCAGCGACCGACCGAGGCGATGACGCCTCCGGATTTTTTGAATTGGGACCTGTGGCTCGGCCCCGCTCAATATCGCCCATTTCATGAAGTCTATTTCCCGGGACCCAAGTGGTATCGATGGTGGGATTTCGGCAACGGAACGATGAGCGATTTAGGGAGTCACTGGAACGACTTGGCCTATTGGGCAATGAAATTTGACGCTCCGAAAACGATCGAAGCGTTTGGCGACGATCCGCACCCCGAGATCGCCCCCGCATCAATGTCGGCAGTTTATCACTACGACGCTCGTGGCAACTTGCCCGCAGCGAAACACTTTTGGTACCAGGGAACTCATAAGCCCGAAATCTGGAAATCAAAGGGGATCCCACAATGGAACAGTGGCACCTTATTCGTGGGGGACAAGGGAATGTTGTTGTCGGATTATGGCAAGCATCTTTTGCTTCCCGAGGATGAGTTCAAGGACTTTGAACCGCCCACGCCATTCGTCCCTGATTCGCCGGGGCATCACCAACAGTGGATTGATGCTTGTCGCGGTGAAGGTCAGACAGGAAGTCCCTTCAGCTACGCGGGGCCATTAACCGAAGCGAATCATCTCGGCAACGTTGCTTTCCGCGTCGGCCGTGCGATCGACTGGGACGCCGCGTCCATGAAGGTGCCCCATGCCGATGCCGATCGTTTTCTAAGGCGAATCGACCCTCGCGATGGATGGTCGCTCTCGTAG
- a CDS encoding universal stress protein has translation MKRFQKILVATDTRFDNQAMVDEAVQLARGNGASLKIVDVMPELPWTVRLTMKDHEHVSELMRDEKQQMLEALAVPIREKGVDVEVKVLQGKTSVEIIREVLRGQHDLVIRSVKGVQSRRAGFFGTTGLRLLRKCPCPVWLVKPGITKFHHILGCVDTSSADPIDAELNGDVFDLARSISQYHSGTFTIIHAWTVWNAQFLKRRMDPTEFENMVNGHRNQVTGQLEKFLAGHNTPVGADDVQLIQGEAPDVIPEFARKNHVDLIVMGTVARSGVSGMVMGNTAEQILGRIECSVLALKPSTFGCPIVLDD, from the coding sequence ATGAAGCGATTCCAGAAGATCCTGGTTGCCACCGACACTCGGTTCGACAACCAAGCGATGGTCGACGAGGCGGTACAGCTCGCTCGAGGCAATGGGGCATCGCTAAAAATCGTCGACGTCATGCCCGAACTTCCTTGGACCGTTCGGCTCACCATGAAAGATCACGAACATGTGAGTGAGTTGATGCGGGACGAGAAGCAGCAGATGTTGGAAGCGTTGGCGGTTCCTATCCGCGAAAAGGGAGTGGACGTTGAGGTCAAGGTGCTGCAGGGAAAAACATCGGTAGAAATCATTCGCGAGGTGCTACGGGGGCAGCATGATTTGGTCATTCGCTCGGTCAAAGGTGTTCAGAGCCGCCGGGCAGGGTTCTTCGGCACGACAGGGTTGCGATTGCTTCGGAAGTGTCCGTGTCCCGTTTGGCTAGTCAAGCCGGGGATTACAAAGTTCCATCACATCTTGGGCTGTGTTGACACCTCCAGTGCGGACCCGATTGACGCAGAATTGAATGGCGATGTATTTGACCTAGCTAGATCCATTAGCCAGTATCATTCTGGAACCTTTACGATCATTCACGCTTGGACCGTCTGGAATGCACAGTTTCTCAAGCGTCGCATGGATCCGACTGAATTTGAGAACATGGTGAATGGCCATCGGAATCAAGTCACCGGTCAGCTGGAAAAATTCTTGGCAGGTCACAACACTCCTGTTGGCGCCGACGATGTGCAACTGATTCAAGGCGAGGCTCCCGACGTGATCCCGGAATTTGCTCGTAAGAACCATGTCGATCTGATCGTCATGGGAACGGTCGCTCGATCGGGAGTCTCTGGCATGGTCATGGGCAATACAGCAGAGCAGATCCTCGGCCGCATTGAGTGTTCGGTACTCGCGTTAAAACCGTCAACGTTCGGGTGCCCCATTGTGCTAGACGACTAA
- a CDS encoding cellulase family glycosylhydrolase → MNFHVRFHLLPVLVCCLTTVIAVIRVASADQPLERIRVSEDRTYFVRGAADERFVVWGVNYDHDADGRLLEEYWDVEWSTVVEDFSEIRSLGANCVRIHLQFGVFMDKPDQPNPQAIDQLKKLLRLAEQSGLYLDITGLACYHKQHIPAWYDALSEPDRWKSQAVFWRAVAKACQPSPAVFCYDLMNEPVLPGESPETDWLLGELGGKFFVQRIALDVGDRTREEIAESWVRQMTEAIRDQDTEHLVTVGVIPWVHVFGAGKPLFHSAQVGKPLDFIAVHFYPEKGEVSKAIEALRVYEQGKPLVVEEMFPLKCSQDELVEFIEKSSAFTDGWISFYWGQTAEQLRNTDPKNIAHALTASWLDCFEQHSQSRESQIP, encoded by the coding sequence ATGAATTTTCACGTGCGATTCCATTTGCTACCTGTCTTGGTTTGTTGTCTCACCACGGTGATTGCAGTGATTCGTGTTGCATCGGCGGACCAGCCGTTGGAGCGAATTCGTGTCAGTGAGGATCGAACGTACTTTGTTCGCGGTGCAGCAGATGAACGGTTTGTGGTTTGGGGGGTCAACTACGATCATGATGCCGACGGAAGATTGTTGGAGGAATATTGGGATGTTGAGTGGTCGACCGTCGTCGAAGATTTTTCCGAAATCCGATCGCTCGGCGCGAACTGCGTTCGGATCCATCTTCAATTCGGCGTCTTCATGGACAAGCCAGACCAGCCGAATCCGCAAGCGATCGATCAATTGAAAAAACTGCTTCGACTTGCTGAACAAAGCGGGCTTTACCTTGATATCACAGGGCTCGCTTGCTACCACAAACAACACATTCCCGCCTGGTACGACGCCCTGAGTGAACCCGATCGGTGGAAGTCGCAAGCGGTATTTTGGCGCGCGGTTGCCAAGGCCTGTCAGCCGAGTCCGGCGGTCTTTTGCTATGACCTGATGAATGAACCGGTCTTGCCGGGCGAGTCACCGGAAACCGATTGGTTGTTGGGGGAACTTGGCGGAAAATTCTTCGTGCAACGTATCGCTTTGGACGTGGGCGATCGAACGCGAGAGGAGATCGCAGAGTCCTGGGTCCGTCAAATGACCGAGGCGATTCGTGATCAGGACACGGAACACCTTGTGACCGTCGGGGTCATTCCTTGGGTTCATGTCTTTGGAGCTGGCAAGCCACTTTTTCATTCAGCGCAAGTTGGCAAGCCGCTCGACTTCATTGCCGTCCATTTCTATCCCGAGAAAGGTGAAGTGTCGAAGGCAATCGAAGCGCTGCGGGTCTATGAACAAGGCAAGCCGTTGGTCGTCGAAGAGATGTTTCCGCTGAAGTGCAGCCAGGACGAACTTGTCGAGTTCATCGAAAAGTCATCAGCCTTTACTGACGGCTGGATCAGCTTCTATTGGGGACAAACCGCGGAGCAGCTTCGCAACACAGATCCGAAAAACATTGCGCATGCCCTCACCGCATCGTGGCTCGATTGCTTCGAGCAGCATTCACAATCGAGAGAATCACAGATCCCCTAA
- a CDS encoding LamG domain-containing protein: MTKPNFSALATSLLFLIPLAPCQASLIAHWTGDNTANDSSGNLHHGTLSGDTNYVTGVVGQAFSFDGNGDYVSVNPSASLEPSTISVTAWLKIPDQSRLRMVADSSHGSGKGWALQIRDTGSVSFAYGNGSAFPEVISVDTVDDDAFHHVAAVKDATTMTIYIDGMFDHSISYVGTAAASGLPVRIGSWLGGGRDLQGLVDDVRIYDNALSASEVSSLASAVPEPCSLLFFAFASVGIAIRQRRQQQVGNDRIRHS; the protein is encoded by the coding sequence ATGACAAAACCCAATTTCTCCGCGCTAGCAACGTCGCTATTGTTTCTTATTCCGTTGGCACCCTGTCAAGCATCTTTGATTGCACATTGGACCGGCGACAACACCGCGAATGATAGCTCTGGAAACCTGCACCATGGAACGCTATCCGGTGATACCAACTACGTAACAGGTGTCGTCGGCCAAGCCTTTTCCTTCGACGGCAATGGTGACTATGTCAGTGTCAATCCGTCCGCTTCGCTCGAACCGAGCACGATCTCCGTAACCGCGTGGCTGAAGATTCCGGATCAATCCCGCTTGCGCATGGTAGCGGATAGCAGTCATGGTTCGGGGAAGGGCTGGGCACTGCAGATTCGCGACACCGGAAGCGTCTCCTTTGCCTATGGCAATGGAAGCGCGTTTCCAGAAGTCATCTCCGTCGATACGGTTGACGATGATGCGTTTCATCATGTTGCCGCGGTCAAAGACGCGACGACGATGACGATCTATATCGATGGCATGTTTGATCACAGCATTTCCTACGTCGGAACGGCGGCCGCGTCGGGGCTTCCCGTTCGGATCGGATCTTGGCTTGGTGGAGGCCGAGACTTACAAGGTCTCGTTGACGACGTTCGGATCTACGACAACGCCTTATCGGCGAGTGAGGTAAGCAGCTTGGCCTCTGCCGTCCCGGAACCGTGCAGTCTTCTCTTTTTTGCATTCGCGAGCGTAGGAATAGCCATCCGTCAAAGGCGGCAACAGCAGGTAGGGAACGATCGCATTCGTCATTCGTGA
- a CDS encoding multiheme c-type cytochrome, with amino-acid sequence MNQRFTIRATRWNAVFTFLLFGFGFSSLAYSQAWGLPEMSSITKDCLKCHKDTDHGIYQQWGNSKHFRANVGCYECHAAEEGEVDAFNHEGQWIATIVSPKDCSRCHTKEGGEFADSHHSKAGRIMGSLDNTLAEVVEGNRGMVTPSFQNGISAAAVNGCWTCHGTEVKVLPGGKLDPATWPNTGIGRINPDGSEGSCSACHSRHSFSAEQARNPDNCGKCHMGPDHPQIEIFYESKHGIAYRAFKDKMNMDSSKWVVGEDYHQAPTCATCHMSATPDRPATKNKAAVEGMAVTHDVGMRISWNNRPAISVRPEVSDKKMGLPGANINWETRRGNMQNVCLNCHEQQWVDNFYVQYDSLIDLYHDKFAEPGVELYNLAKPLMRPAGFSNDLDWTWFEIWHHEGRRARHGAAMMGPDYTHWHGTYEVAKHFYSKMIPELEELIEKGKESDDPEKVAAAETLAAKLEEVLNDDNHRWYINKLSPEELEERKRRQDEFKQRYE; translated from the coding sequence ATGAACCAGCGATTTACGATTCGGGCGACTCGATGGAACGCTGTTTTCACTTTCTTGCTATTTGGATTTGGCTTTTCGTCGTTGGCCTACTCCCAGGCGTGGGGTTTGCCGGAAATGTCTTCGATCACTAAGGACTGCCTCAAGTGTCACAAAGACACGGATCACGGGATCTATCAACAGTGGGGGAACAGCAAACATTTTCGAGCCAACGTTGGGTGTTACGAATGTCATGCAGCCGAAGAAGGTGAAGTGGATGCGTTCAACCACGAAGGCCAATGGATCGCCACGATCGTGTCACCCAAAGATTGCTCGCGTTGCCATACGAAGGAAGGCGGTGAGTTTGCGGATTCTCACCACTCCAAGGCCGGCCGAATCATGGGATCGCTGGACAATACCTTGGCTGAAGTGGTCGAGGGTAATCGCGGGATGGTGACGCCGTCCTTCCAGAATGGCATCAGTGCTGCGGCGGTTAACGGTTGTTGGACCTGTCACGGTACGGAAGTCAAAGTATTGCCGGGTGGTAAACTGGATCCGGCGACTTGGCCCAATACGGGGATCGGACGAATCAATCCCGATGGCTCCGAAGGTTCCTGCTCGGCGTGTCATAGTCGCCATTCCTTCTCGGCGGAACAGGCTCGGAATCCAGACAATTGTGGAAAATGTCACATGGGTCCCGATCATCCGCAAATCGAGATTTTTTACGAGTCCAAACATGGCATCGCTTACCGAGCGTTCAAAGATAAGATGAATATGGATTCGTCCAAATGGGTGGTCGGTGAGGATTATCATCAAGCACCAACGTGTGCGACCTGCCACATGAGTGCCACGCCGGATCGTCCGGCAACGAAGAACAAGGCGGCCGTGGAAGGCATGGCGGTAACGCACGATGTCGGTATGCGAATCAGCTGGAACAATCGTCCCGCGATCTCGGTCCGCCCGGAAGTCAGCGATAAGAAGATGGGGCTCCCCGGAGCCAATATCAATTGGGAAACTCGTCGGGGGAACATGCAGAACGTCTGTTTGAATTGCCACGAACAACAGTGGGTCGACAACTTCTATGTCCAATACGACAGCCTGATCGATCTTTATCACGATAAGTTCGCCGAGCCAGGTGTGGAACTCTACAATCTTGCAAAACCGCTGATGCGACCTGCTGGATTCTCGAACGATTTGGACTGGACTTGGTTTGAAATATGGCACCATGAAGGTCGTCGCGCGAGACATGGTGCTGCAATGATGGGGCCGGACTACACGCATTGGCACGGAACGTATGAAGTGGCAAAACACTTCTACAGCAAGATGATTCCTGAACTCGAAGAACTCATCGAGAAGGGAAAAGAATCGGATGATCCCGAAAAAGTGGCGGCGGCGGAGACTTTGGCTGCGAAGCTTGAGGAAGTGCTCAACGATGACAACCATCGCTGGTACATCAACAAATTATCGCCCGAAGAACTGGAAGAACGCAAACGGCGACAGGATGAGTTCAAGCAACGCTACGAATAG